The genomic stretch GCTGCCGGCAGTGTTACCCGACGGCGTACCCGCCGTCTTGTCGACGGTCAGCGCAGGCGCCGGAGCGATCGGCGTGGCCGTGGTGTCCGGCGGGCTGGTGGTGGTGCCGCCGCCCGGCGGCGTGCCGGTCACGGTGGCGCTGTTGTTCACCGTGCCCGCGTCGATCTCGGCCTGCGTGATGGTGTGCGTGCCGGTGCAGGTGGTCGTCGCACCCGGAGCCAAGGTCGTGACCGGGCACACGGCCGCCGCATCCAGCTGCGCGTCGTTCACGGCGATGCCGGTGATCGTCACGTTGCCGGTGTTGGTCACCAGGAAGGTGTAGGCGATGGTGCTGCCCGCAGTGTTACCCGACGGCGTACTCGCCGTCTTATCGACGGTCAGCGCCGGCGCCGACGTGATCGGCGTGGTGGTCGTATCCGGCGGGCTGGTGGTGGTGCCGCCGGTCGGATCGGTGCCGCTGGCCGTCGCGCTGTTGTTCGAAGTGCCGGCGTCGACTTCCGCCTGGGTGACGGTATGGGTGCCGGTGCAGGTGGTGCTCGCGCCTGGAGCCAACGTGGTCGCCGGACAGGTGGCGGCGGCATCCAGCTGCGCGTCGTTTACCGCGATACCGTCGATCGTCACGTTGCCGGTGTTGGTCACCAGGAAGGTGTAGGCAATGGTGCTGCCCGCGGCGTTGCCCGAAGGCGTGCCGGCGGTCTTGTCGACAGTCAACGCCGGAGCAGGCGTGATCGGCGTCGTCGTGGTATCCGGCGGACTCGTGGTCGTGCCGCCACCCGGCGGCGTGCCGGTCACGGTGGCGCTGTTGTTCACCGTGCCCGCGTCGATTTCGGCCTGGGTGATGGTGTGCGTACCGGTGCAGGTGGTGCTCGCACCCGGAGCCAGCGTGGTCGCAGGGCACACGGCCGCCGCGTCCAGCTGCGCGTCGTTGACCGCGATGCCGGTCACGGTCACGTTTCCGGTGTTGGTGACCAGGAAGGTGTAGGCAATGGTGCTGCCGGCGGTGTTACCCGACGGCGTGCCCGCCGTCTTGTCGACGGTCAGCGCAGGCGCCGGAACGATCGGCGTGGTCGTGGTGTCCGGCGGACTGGTGGTGGTGCCGCCGCCCGGCGGCGTGCCGGTCACAGTCGCACTGTTGTTAACCGTACCGGCGTCAACTTCCGCCTGAGTGATGGTGTGGGTGCCAGTGCAGGTAGTGCTCGCACCCGGCGCCAGCGTGGTCACAGGACAGGTCGCGGCCGCGTCCAACTGCGCGTCATTCACGGCAATACCGGTGATCGTCACGTTGCCGGTGTTGGTCACCAGGAAGGTGTATGCGATGGTGCTGCCGGCGGTGTTGCCCGAAGGCGTACCCGCCGTCTTGTCGACGGTCAGCGCCGGCGCGGGCTGGAAGGTGTTGGTGATGGTGCAGGTCGCGGTCTGTCCGAGATCCAGCGCCAGACTGTTGCCCGAGAGGTCGCCTGCGGTGCAAACCCAGCTGCCCGCGGCGTAGTCGGCGGGACCACCGCTTTCCGACAAGTTGTAGGTACCGCGCGAGACAGTGCGGTTGGTGATCGCCGCCTGACCTTCGGTGCCGGTGACGCCGGTGGTGGGGCCGGTCGCGGTCAACGTCCAGGCGGTGTCGACGGCGGTGCCGCCGTTGTCGTTGACCACCGTCTTCAGCAGGGTCAGCGTGGCAGCCTGATCGTCGTTGGTGATGGTGCACGATGCGGTCTGGCCGTTGGCCAGGACCAGGCTGTTGCCGGTCAGCGTGCCTGCGGTGCAGGTCCAGGCGCCGGCGGTGTAGCCGGCCGGGCCGCCCGCTTCCGTCAGCGTGTAGGTGCCGGCCGAGACGGCACGGTTGGTGATCGCCGCCTGGCCCTCGGTGCCGGTGACGCCCGTGGTGGGGCCGGTCGCGGTCAACGTCCACGCCGTGTCGATCGCGGTGCCGCCGTTGTCGTTGACCACCGTCTTCAGCAGGGTCAGCGTGGCGGCCTGATCGTCGTTGGTGATGGTGCACGATGCGGTCTGGCCGTTGGCCAGGACCAGGCTGTTGCCGGTCAGCGTGCCTGCGGTGCAGGTCCAGGCGCCGGCGGTGTAGCCGGCCGGGCCGCCCGCTTCCGTCAGCGTGTAGGTGCCGGCCGAGACGGCACGGTTGGTGATCGCCGCCTGGCCCTCGGTGCCGGTGACGCCCGTGGTGGGGCCGGTCGCGGTCAACGTCCAGGCGGTGTCGACGGCGGTGCCGCCGTTGTCGTTGACCACTGTCTTCAGCAGGGTCAGCGTAGCGGCCTGGTCGTCGTTGGTGATGGTGCAGGTGGCGACGTCGCCCGCGGCCAGGGTCAGGCTGTTGCCGACCACCGCGGCGCCGCCGTTGACCACGCAGCTGTAATTCGAAGCGGTGTAGCCCGCCGGCCCGCCGCTCTCGCTGAGGGTGTAGGTGCCGACCGGCACCGAAGCATTGGTGATGGCCGCGGCGCCCTCGGTGCCGCTGATGGTGGCCGGGCCGGTTGCGGTCAAGGTCCAGGCGGTGTCGAGGGCGGTGCCGCCGTTGTCGTTGGCGACGGTCTTGAGCAGGGTCAGGCGCGGCTGGATGGGATCGCTGTCGATCGCGGTGCAGACGCCGGTGGTGGCGTTGTAATTAGCCGCACCGTTGGTGGAGGTGCAGGTGGTGCCGGTGTTCTGCACGCCCGTCGGCGGCGTCACCGTGGTGGTGTTCACCGCGTTTTGAGCCGTGGCCGGCAGCGCGATCGCTCCCAGGGCCAGCAACGCGAAGGTCAGGCATAGGCGGCGACCGGCCGAAGCCAGCGTGAGTCGGATGTCTGCAGCCACGTGTTGCGCTCCCCTGAACCTTATCGACCGCCGCCTGGGGCGCCGACCGTGTAATGGATCCCGATTCGTCGCTTATCGACCTAAACGGAATATTAATTTCATGTAGGCAACTATCGTGCCATTTGGAAAACACCCCAAACCTGCGTTTGCGCCGCGTTCGCAACTCATGCCACGAAGAGAACGACCCAATCAGTCACATTAGGACGTAAATGGTCCAATCGTAGAATTTGTCTGCAATCAGCACCCGGCCTTTCGAGCACGTCGCAGCCTGGCTGCAGCGATCGCCCGCGGGATTTCGCATCGGTGCTCGCCGCTGGCCGAATCGCCAAGCCGGCCGTACTCCAGACTCGTCCTTAGTGACTGGGATCGCGAAACCACGCCCAGTGAGGACATCGCGCGCTACAAATGGGTGGCCCGGCCCCCGGATGGACGCGGCCAGGCAGGCTGGGTGGCATACCCTGGATGCCGCCATTTGCGCTGAGCGGCGCGCCTTCACACGCTCCTGTGCCCCCGCCTAACGGCTTGGAGCACGCCTATGGCACACAAAGCACTTGAGCTGCGAGCGCGTTAGCTGAACAATGCCCGGCGCCTTGCCCGAATGGAAAATCTCGACCGGGCAAGGAGTTAGGCTGACTTTTTGCACCAGTCTTGTGTATTTTTCACAAGCTGACGCCTTGCCCGCCGCGGACGCTGCCTCCAGGTCCCCTGCTCTTTCCGGGTAATGACACCGTTTTCAAGCCTGCGGAGACCCTATCCCATGAAGTCGTCTCACCCGACCATCGGCGGCCTGCTGCGCTCCCTGCGCGCGCGCAACAAGTGGACGCTGAAGCAGATGAGCGAACGCTCGGGGATCCCGCTTTCCACGCTGTCCAAGATCGAACACGACCGCCTGTCGCTGACCTACGACAAGCTGCAACAGCTCAGCGAGCGCTTGAACATCCGCATGTCGGA from Lysobacter silvisoli encodes the following:
- a CDS encoding beta strand repeat-containing protein — protein: MAADIRLTLASAGRRLCLTFALLALGAIALPATAQNAVNTTTVTPPTGVQNTGTTCTSTNGAANYNATTGVCTAIDSDPIQPRLTLLKTVANDNGGTALDTAWTLTATGPATISGTEGAAAITNASVPVGTYTLSESGGPAGYTASNYSCVVNGGAAVVGNSLTLAAGDVATCTITNDDQAATLTLLKTVVNDNGGTAVDTAWTLTATGPTTGVTGTEGQAAITNRAVSAGTYTLTEAGGPAGYTAGAWTCTAGTLTGNSLVLANGQTASCTITNDDQAATLTLLKTVVNDNGGTAIDTAWTLTATGPTTGVTGTEGQAAITNRAVSAGTYTLTEAGGPAGYTAGAWTCTAGTLTGNSLVLANGQTASCTITNDDQAATLTLLKTVVNDNGGTAVDTAWTLTATGPTTGVTGTEGQAAITNRTVSRGTYNLSESGGPADYAAGSWVCTAGDLSGNSLALDLGQTATCTITNTFQPAPALTVDKTAGTPSGNTAGSTIAYTFLVTNTGNVTITGIAVNDAQLDAAATCPVTTLAPGASTTCTGTHTITQAEVDAGTVNNSATVTGTPPGGGTTTSPPDTTTTPIVPAPALTVDKTAGTPSGNTAGSTIAYTFLVTNTGNVTVTGIAVNDAQLDAAAVCPATTLAPGASTTCTGTHTITQAEIDAGTVNNSATVTGTPPGGGTTTSPPDTTTTPITPAPALTVDKTAGTPSGNAAGSTIAYTFLVTNTGNVTIDGIAVNDAQLDAAATCPATTLAPGASTTCTGTHTVTQAEVDAGTSNNSATASGTDPTGGTTTSPPDTTTTPITSAPALTVDKTASTPSGNTAGSTIAYTFLVTNTGNVTITGIAVNDAQLDAAAVCPVTTLAPGATTTCTGTHTITQAEIDAGTVNNSATVTGTPPGGGTTTSPPDTTATPIAPAPALTVDKTAGTPSGNTAGS